The Micromonospora sp. Llam0 genome contains a region encoding:
- the thrS gene encoding threonine--tRNA ligase → MPVDHRKLGRELDLFDSNPLIGAGLPFWLPAGAAARHEVESYVRELERRAGYQHVYSPVLGKRQMYELSGHWTNFADDMFPPMALGGDVNDNEAEDGDGDEDGDGDALVLRPSLCPHHALIFKARQRSYRELPLRIAELGAMYRAERSGVLGGLTRVRSIWLNDSHIFCALPQIGAEIADVLRLMRQAHHALGVRVSSYQLSVRGDGGKYAGDDDAWEQAERLLCQALEAAGVRYGVAAGEAAFYGPKIDVQIVDPAGRESTLSTIQVDFLQPARFDLSYVDERGGRVRPVMVHRSLIGSMERLFAHLIEVHAGAFPAWYAPVQLRVLPVAADQQPAADALASDATAAGLRVEVDDDGTIGARIRAAAQRRIPYVAVIGAREAPYGRVALRLRDGRQLPAMPGAEAIALIGSAVARRSADLLPPDEEGQPSQ, encoded by the coding sequence ATGCCCGTCGACCACCGCAAGCTCGGCCGTGAACTCGACCTGTTCGACTCCAATCCGCTGATCGGTGCCGGCCTGCCGTTCTGGCTGCCGGCCGGCGCGGCGGCCCGCCACGAAGTCGAGTCGTACGTGCGCGAGTTGGAGCGCCGCGCCGGATACCAGCACGTCTACTCACCGGTTCTGGGCAAACGGCAGATGTACGAGTTGTCCGGCCACTGGACCAACTTCGCCGACGACATGTTCCCGCCGATGGCCCTGGGCGGGGACGTAAACGACAACGAAGCCGAGGACGGGGATGGAGACGAGGACGGGGATGGGGACGCGCTGGTGCTGCGGCCGAGCCTCTGCCCGCACCACGCGTTGATCTTCAAGGCGCGGCAGCGCTCCTACCGGGAGCTTCCGCTGCGGATCGCCGAACTCGGTGCCATGTACCGGGCGGAACGCTCCGGCGTGCTCGGCGGGCTGACCAGGGTGCGGTCGATCTGGCTGAACGACTCGCACATCTTTTGCGCCCTGCCGCAGATCGGTGCCGAGATCGCCGACGTGCTGCGGCTGATGCGGCAGGCGCACCACGCACTCGGCGTACGGGTGTCGTCGTACCAGCTGTCGGTGCGCGGCGACGGCGGCAAGTACGCCGGTGACGACGACGCGTGGGAGCAGGCTGAGCGGCTGCTGTGTCAGGCCCTGGAGGCGGCAGGTGTCCGGTACGGGGTCGCCGCCGGTGAGGCCGCCTTCTACGGTCCGAAGATCGACGTGCAGATCGTCGACCCGGCCGGACGCGAGTCGACCCTGTCCACCATCCAGGTCGATTTCCTCCAGCCGGCCCGCTTCGACCTGTCCTACGTCGACGAGCGTGGCGGGCGGGTCCGACCGGTGATGGTGCACCGCAGCCTGATCGGCTCGATGGAGCGGCTGTTCGCGCACCTGATCGAGGTGCACGCCGGTGCATTCCCGGCGTGGTACGCCCCGGTGCAGTTACGGGTCCTGCCGGTGGCCGCCGACCAGCAGCCGGCCGCCGACGCGCTGGCCAGCGACGCCACCGCCGCCGGACTGCGCGTCGAGGTGGACGACGACGGCACCATCGGGGCCCGGATTCGGGCGGCGGCCCAGCGCAGGATCCCGTACGTGGCGGTGATCGGTGCCCGGGAGGCGCCGTACGGCCGGGTCGCGCTGCGGCTGCGCGACGGCCGGCAGCTGCCGGCGATGCCCGGTGCCGAGGCGAT
- a CDS encoding class I SAM-dependent methyltransferase: MQDRAMTSSDLWDEQTAQGYDNTSAEMFAPHVLNPTVDFLAQLAGTGAALEFAIGTGRVAIPLSAKGVSVSGIEFSQPMVDQLRRKVPVAEDLPVVIGDMAKTTVPGRFSLVYVVYNSIGNLRTQDEQVECFRNAARHLSPGGRFVVELWVPGIRRYPPGQSAVPFEVTDRHVGFDTYDMVTQQGTSHHYRRRDDGSASYGSSQGPGVVSVWGVLSVLRIGQGWELWHERDSGDLSGAEA, from the coding sequence GTGCAGGATCGCGCCATGACGAGCAGTGACCTGTGGGACGAGCAGACGGCGCAGGGGTACGACAACACCTCGGCCGAGATGTTCGCCCCGCACGTGCTCAACCCGACAGTGGATTTTCTCGCCCAGCTGGCCGGCACCGGCGCTGCGCTGGAGTTCGCGATCGGCACCGGCCGGGTGGCGATCCCACTTTCCGCGAAGGGCGTCTCGGTTAGCGGGATCGAATTCTCGCAGCCGATGGTCGATCAACTACGCCGCAAGGTCCCGGTGGCGGAAGACCTGCCGGTTGTCATCGGCGACATGGCGAAGACGACGGTTCCGGGGCGGTTTTCGCTGGTGTACGTCGTTTACAACAGCATCGGCAATCTGCGTACGCAGGATGAGCAGGTGGAGTGCTTCCGCAACGCCGCCCGGCACCTGTCGCCGGGCGGGCGTTTCGTCGTCGAGCTGTGGGTGCCGGGCATCCGGCGATACCCGCCGGGGCAGTCGGCGGTGCCGTTCGAGGTGACGGACCGGCATGTCGGCTTCGACACCTACGACATGGTGACCCAGCAGGGCACCTCCCACCACTACCGGCGGCGCGACGACGGCAGCGCCAGCTACGGCTCCAGCCAGGGCCCCGGCGTTGTTTCGGTATGGGGTGTTCTGTCCGTGTTGAGGATCGGACAGGGGTGGGAGTTGTGGCACGAGCGCGACTCTGGTGATCTTTCGGGTGCTGAAGCCTGA
- the aspS gene encoding aspartate--tRNA(Asn) ligase, giving the protein MQRILSAALSDFVGQPVRLAGWIHRRRLLKSVAFLIVRDAAGLAQVVVTDPAVRAQLEQLPEETTVSVTGIATAQPAAPGGVEITGPTIAPLTDPAAPVPFDLHRPDLRANLPTILDHAPVALRHPKLAATHRIAAAAVAGFRNTLTGQGFVEIHTPKIVGTATESGANVFALDYFGRRAYLAQSPQLYKQIMVGVFERVFEVGPVFRAEPSDTARHLAAYTSLDAELGFVDDHRDVIAACHATVGGMLATVTDRAGPALELLGVRLPALPAEPVIVHFADALAMISAATGRDVTGEPDLAPEHERWLGEWALREHGSDFVFVEGYPTRHRAFYTHPDPARPGYSRAIDLIFRGVELVSGGQRLHRYGDYVQALAERGETDLTPYTGYLDAMRYGMPPHGGFAFGLERFVARLLDVPNIRQVTIFPRDLHRLAP; this is encoded by the coding sequence ATGCAACGCATCCTTTCCGCCGCCCTTTCCGACTTCGTTGGCCAGCCCGTACGGCTTGCTGGCTGGATTCATCGGCGGCGGCTGCTGAAGTCCGTCGCCTTCCTGATTGTGCGCGATGCCGCCGGGCTCGCCCAGGTCGTCGTTACCGACCCGGCGGTACGGGCCCAGCTTGAACAATTGCCGGAGGAGACCACCGTCTCCGTCACCGGCATCGCGACCGCCCAGCCGGCCGCCCCCGGCGGCGTCGAGATCACCGGGCCGACGATCGCACCGCTGACCGACCCGGCGGCGCCCGTACCGTTTGATCTTCATCGGCCGGACCTGCGGGCGAACCTGCCGACGATCCTGGACCATGCGCCGGTCGCGCTGCGGCACCCGAAGCTGGCCGCCACGCACCGGATCGCGGCCGCCGCCGTCGCCGGCTTCCGTAACACGCTTACCGGACAAGGTTTTGTCGAGATCCACACCCCGAAGATCGTCGGTACGGCGACCGAGAGCGGCGCGAACGTCTTCGCCCTCGACTACTTCGGCCGCCGGGCCTATCTTGCCCAGTCACCGCAGCTCTACAAGCAGATCATGGTGGGCGTCTTCGAACGGGTCTTCGAGGTCGGGCCGGTGTTCCGGGCCGAGCCGAGCGACACCGCCCGGCACCTGGCGGCGTACACGTCGCTCGACGCCGAACTCGGCTTCGTCGACGACCACCGGGACGTGATCGCCGCCTGCCACGCCACCGTCGGCGGGATGCTTGCCACGGTCACCGACCGCGCCGGGCCGGCGCTGGAGCTGCTCGGCGTACGGCTGCCGGCGCTGCCGGCCGAGCCGGTGATCGTGCACTTCGCCGACGCCCTGGCGATGATCAGCGCGGCGACCGGCCGGGACGTGACCGGCGAGCCGGATCTGGCCCCGGAGCACGAACGCTGGCTGGGGGAGTGGGCGCTGCGCGAGCACGGCAGCGACTTCGTCTTCGTCGAGGGCTACCCGACCCGGCACCGGGCCTTCTACACCCACCCTGACCCGGCCCGGCCCGGCTACTCACGCGCCATCGACCTGATCTTCCGGGGCGTGGAGCTGGTCAGCGGCGGGCAACGGCTGCACCGGTACGGCGACTACGTGCAGGCGCTCGCCGAGCGGGGCGAGACCGACCTGACCCCGTACACCGGCTATCTCGACGCGATGCGGTACGGGATGCCGCCGCACGGCGGGTTCGCGTTCGGGCTGGAACGGTTCGTGGCCCGGCTGCTCGACGTGCCGAACATCCGGCAGGTCACCATCTTCCCGCGCGACCTGCACCGCCTCGCCCCCTGA
- a CDS encoding ISAs1 family transposase has translation MSSSSLIDPVVDHLADLALWEAELAAGPGAVDPLSVASSLVERLRQVPDPRRLRGLRHPLLVILVLTACATLVAGNDCVTAIRQWAARTPQDVLHRLGARRNPLTGRHLVPSERTFRRVLAAVDGDALDAATCGYAADVVRGDAPVPQVATAEDEPVEREQRRAVIRAITHPGPAGLLPAAAIDGKRLHGARTADGKKAFLVAAVTHDRAVILGQRQVPDKRGENAVIGDLLAPLDMAGMLLTLDALHTTKKTARLITGPLGAHYMLILKGNQPLALQAAHALLSGTDVEFADRMHVADDQGHGRTEHRTLRVADCDDTLFPGARQVFRLRRDTGGLDGVRTSKEIIHGIVSVTAAQAGPEHLNHYARGHWVVENCLHWTRDVTFHEDDSQLRTANAPRNMAAMRNLALNTFRLAGRANMAYARRDMQDRASTFAAYGI, from the coding sequence GTGTCGTCATCTTCCCTGATCGACCCCGTTGTTGACCATCTCGCTGATCTGGCGTTGTGGGAGGCCGAACTCGCCGCCGGACCGGGTGCGGTTGATCCGTTGTCGGTGGCGTCGTCGCTGGTGGAACGGTTGCGGCAGGTGCCGGACCCGCGCCGGCTACGGGGGTTACGGCATCCGCTGCTGGTGATCCTGGTGCTGACCGCGTGCGCCACGTTGGTGGCGGGCAACGATTGCGTGACCGCGATCCGGCAGTGGGCGGCACGGACCCCGCAGGATGTCCTGCATCGTCTCGGCGCCCGCCGTAACCCGTTGACCGGCCGGCACCTGGTACCCAGCGAACGGACCTTCCGGCGGGTCCTGGCCGCCGTCGATGGTGACGCTCTGGATGCGGCGACTTGCGGCTACGCCGCTGACGTCGTGCGGGGTGACGCCCCGGTGCCGCAGGTCGCTACCGCCGAGGATGAGCCGGTCGAGCGGGAACAGCGCCGGGCCGTGATCCGGGCGATCACTCACCCGGGGCCGGCGGGGCTGCTGCCTGCAGCGGCGATCGACGGGAAACGTCTGCACGGAGCCCGTACCGCGGACGGCAAGAAGGCGTTTCTGGTCGCCGCGGTCACCCATGACCGGGCGGTGATCCTGGGCCAGCGGCAGGTCCCGGACAAACGTGGCGAGAACGCGGTGATCGGTGACCTGCTCGCCCCGTTGGACATGGCCGGCATGCTGCTGACGCTGGACGCACTCCACACGACCAAGAAGACCGCCCGCCTGATCACCGGGCCGTTGGGCGCCCACTACATGCTGATCCTGAAGGGCAACCAACCGCTCGCACTGCAGGCCGCGCACGCGTTGTTGTCCGGTACCGACGTCGAGTTCGCCGACCGCATGCACGTGGCAGACGATCAGGGCCACGGCCGTACAGAGCACCGGACACTGCGCGTGGCCGACTGCGACGACACCCTGTTCCCGGGCGCCCGGCAGGTGTTCCGGCTACGCCGTGACACCGGTGGCCTCGACGGCGTGCGCACCAGCAAGGAGATCATCCACGGCATCGTCAGCGTCACCGCCGCCCAAGCCGGCCCCGAGCACCTCAACCACTATGCCAGGGGGCATTGGGTCGTGGAAAATTGTCTACATTGGACCCGTGATGTGACCTTCCACGAGGACGACTCCCAGCTCCGCACCGCGAACGCACCCCGCAACATGGCCGCCATGCGCAACCTGGCCCTGAACACCTTCCGCCTCGCAGGCCGCGCCAACATGGCCTACGCCCGCCGCGACATGCAAGACCGCGCCAGCACCTTCGCCGCGTACGGCATCTAG